In Erigeron canadensis isolate Cc75 chromosome 8, C_canadensis_v1, whole genome shotgun sequence, the DNA window tagaTTATCTGTTTTCATTGATCATATTCTTCCTAGCTTCTCCAAAGTTCAAATGATATGTTCGCCCCAAAGGTATAATACAAGagcttttttagttttgtcaaACACATGAATCTGATCGTTCGATTTTAACAGGCCGTAGTAAGTGCGTTAGCATATACCTCTGTTGGGTATATTATACCCCTGTCATtactattttgttttatttttatctaatttttttgCCTTTGTGATGGCAAATTTGCACCTGATAAACCCGATGTTATGAATGCACAATGTTTGGTCTAGACAACCCGCTTATACCCTATTATTGAGAATGACATGCATCATAGAGCTATGGCACAGAGACATTTCACATTagataattttacatttatctttatttttcttgaGGCAAGAATCATAATTAGGTAATAAGTTTATTACATTAATGCTACAATAGTTAGACAATAGCCAGTCTTGtctattgttattattactagACTTATGTCGTAGGCTCGTAGACGTTTCATGGTTGCCTTTGTTTACTGACTACGCTGATGGGTTAATCACGCCCTCTGGGTGtgttgtttataaattttgtaatgTATCTATGACTGTAGAAAAGATTTGTATAATCTATATAACAAATTTGTTCCTATTTTGGCCAATGCTCAATGGTGTATGCCATACCTCATTAATTGGGTTCTTACCATACCCTTGGAAATAGGGATGACAAACAAACTCATACCCGATGGGTAAATCTGAAATCCGACATTTTTGGGTCGGGTTCGTGTCTGGGTATGCGGGTCTAGGGTCGGGTATGGGgatggttttagttttttttgcgGGTTCAAGTCCGGGGACGGTTTTAAATGAAAACCCGTATACCCGAACCCGTATATCCGACCCGTATATACTACATTACAtagtaataatatgttttttttccatTGGCGGTAAGGGGAACTTAGCACTACTtcattgggtttttttttttttttttgtgggtgGGGGTGTGGGGGGCTATCCTCATTACTTCCCACTCGGCGAGAGGTGCACCTAACCCACTCATCAATCACGGTGTTCAACTAGCTGACTTGCACTGATAGACCCCTATTGTATTGAAATTTGGCGCTAATCTCTTCAATGTTAGATTATACTCTATGTCAGAACATTTCTGTGAATGCTATTTTGATCTAAGTCTTCTTATTCTGTGCCCCGTGCTAGGAagcatttcttctttttttattttttctttttctttttaacaactAATAGTATTACTCTGTATATAATACCAAAACAATAGTACTTGTATAACAAATAAGATACCTATAGAAAACTTCATGCGAGCCAAATATCCAAAATAGGGGAAGAACTTTATTCATATTACTTGCAAAACAAAGTCAAAATCATCCGGACGCCTATAAGCCACTTCATTACGCCGAAttccaaaacaaataaaaataaataagtaatggATCCCCGATTACATGCGGGGAAATCCGAAACCTGGCGGTTAGAAGGTAAATGGGGACCCATCGGGTCCGGGTTTAGGACGGAGATTTATAACCGGGTCCAGGATTACTTAAACCCGGACCATACTCGTCCCATTGGCATCCCTACTTGGAAAACGTATATATCATGATGTGTATCATAGTTCGCTTATATGTACGTTCGAATGTAGAAACTATTAAAAGCTATTGCTCaagattttatttcataattcTTTATGAAATGCTTTCAGAACAAAGGTTCGAATAAGAGTTTTCAGAACAAACCTTTTCTTTCATAAATCTTTATGAAATGTCAGACATGGAAATCCCTCCAGAAAATGCATATATGATCATTGAGACGGATGGATGTATGGAATGCTGGGGTGCAGTCTGTAAATGGAAACGAAAGAAGAATGATCcaagaaaagaagagaaagtGTGTGCTTACGCCAGTGGAAAATTTAATCCCATAAAGTCCGCATTAGATGCTGAAATTTATACTGCCATGGAAGGATTAAAGTCCTTCAAAGTCTATTACATTGGGAAAGGCAAGGTAACACTGCGAACAGACTGCTTAGGAATTATTAGCTTCTACAACAAGACCGTCCAAAGTAAACCATCAAGGGTTAGGTGGATGAATTTTGTTGATTACTTCACTGGAATAGGAGTTAATATTCATTTGGAACACATTGATGGCAAGCTTAATGTATTAGCTGATAATTTGTCAAGATTGGTCATCGTCCTTATTGCAAGAAACGTAGAACGTTTCAACCTAGAAGAACAAGAAATTAACAACTCAAGGCTTGGAGTTTCTAGAGACTACACTCGATGAGCTATGGAATGAGAATCAACTGGGCTATAACACTACTCATCAGGATTCTCAAGTCAATTAAGGTCTAGTTGCCTTAACACAAACATGAAGATGTACAAGTCCTCGGTTGGAGAATGCATGTTATCTGGTAGATTTAAAGGCTGGACTAAAAGAAGCTAAAAGGCCGATAAGGAGTTGGCAAAATTATCAACCCAGATTGATGAACTCCGATCTATCCCGgatgattttgaagaaaataaggAACTGGCCCAACAAATAAAAGCCCAAACCAAAATCCAGGAAGTAAGCCCAAAACCCATGGAGCACTGGAAGACAAATGGTGGGACCAACCTTATCACCCATTATTAGAATTCCCAAATGTCGTGAATTATTGAAGGAACAAGTGATGGACCATCCGGACTACTCATCATCAAGATTCTCACGTGTTTTAAATTTAGTGTCATTTGTTTGAATTGATGTGTCCAATTATTGTACTCCATGTTTCCTTTTATTTGTCGATTGTAGTAGTCGAATAATTCCTTCTCAAAAGGAATGGTGTGTAATTACAGAGAAAATGATAGGTTGAAATTAGTGAATATGGGGCCCATAAGcactgttgtaaaactcaccgagCAGATCCGAGTAATCTCTGAGTTTTCGCTACAAGCTAGGGTGCCGAGTCGAACCGATTACTCCGAGTACTCTCCGACTTGGTCACTTTGACCCCCGAGTACTCACCGCATACAACCGAGTACTCTCAACTCGCTTGTCGACCGATGGGAACGATTAACGACTTCTGCAACCTTGTCCATAAGTGCACCCGGCTAATACCTAATCCCATCTCTTTGGGTGTACAAATAGTTGTTATTCTATGTTGAGAAGAATCACAATAGGCATTACCTAATCTGATAATTCTctaaatattttcaataaaaGATTACAGTTTAAGTTTTATAATCTGTTTAAAAATTccaagttttatatttttaaggtCTATTCTCTATAAGtctttaattattttgtagTTTGAGTTTTATCGTTTTGACTCTCTGCATGATCATTATTCACTCCGCTGACTCTATTGGTATCAATAACTTGGTGAGATGAGTTTATGGAATCAATGGTTCAAGTGAGATACATCAGCCCGTTCATACATTCCATTGTGTTTGTGGCATTTTTTAGATTATGAAACTTCATCCAGTAACTTGGATTGACGTAGTGTTATGTTATGCATACCGGCTTCTTTTTACATCTTATTGTACAGCAGATACTGTTGATATATGTTTGAAAGCAAAATAGAACATGTTTTATACAAGTATTGAACGCAAACACCAAATATCACTCGATTCAAAATTTCAACTTCAGTGGCTCCTTTGCGAAACAttttaaaaactcaaaataaaacCTGTGTATGTTTCAGAAAGGACGAAGTCCGTTGAGGATGTATTGTTATAACCAAGCAGTTTCTATCATTGAAATAATTTTTACTCTGCAACTACTTGTTATTTGCCGCCATATACAAAATGTTCAAAAGGGAGAACTAACTTAAAACCTATGACCAAACAAATACATAAATGCTATTGCAAAAACAATGTGGTCCGTCCTCTCCTTTGACTGTTTGGATTCCATACAAAGAAGACCGATTGATAATCAACACATGTTACAAGTGTTACAATGAAGCTGAAACTGCCTACGGTGTGTTTAGAAACCACCAACCTGGAAAATGGTgtacaataattaaaaagaataagaTTTTATAAGCCTGTGTATATACTCATTAAATATGAGGCAGCGTTCAGCATTCATTCTAGTAGAGGTGGTCACGTATTTGATTGGTGCTACTTCAGCTATTTGACACGGTGCAAAGTTGACTATGTCCAACACTATGCTCCAAAGGGTACATTGTCGTTTCTTTCACATATCTTTGATGATCTAAAGCAGCCTTTCTGAGGCCTGAATATTGGCTTTTATGAAGTTTCTTCTTGATGATGGAACAAGATGCTAGAGGGTCATCAGACCCGGCTGCAACCCACCTATTACAGTTATGAAGCACCGTTTGATCATGTTGAGATATCAGAAATACATTATTCCACATTAAGGGGTGTCTGGAATTGTATTTGAAAGTTAATTATCTGGTTATCTTGCAACATCAAGTTGTATTCGATTAATTATAGAACGTTGTTTGAGAAATGAGGTTTCAACCTAGTTTCTCAAAACTGCATTTCTCTGATTCTCTCTAAGACAATACAGACATGCCATAGTCCTTTTACAGAACACTGTATTCTGAATACTTGCCTTTTGCAAACATGATAACCAGAAATTCATTTCAAAACACAATCCCAAAACCCTCGAAATAAAATAGAATTTAGTCTTGCGGAAACTAGGATTAATTAAAATCTAAACAACTAGCAAAGAGATCACAGGATGCTGAAACTACATACCTCAGAATTTTCTCTGATGCAAGTCTAGCAGCAGTGATAGTGTTATGGCTAGGTACCCATTTTACAACACGGTTTGGGTCAGCACGCATTGGAGAATGAATTTTTATAAGCTTGTAATTCAGAAAATTGGAACAATAAATTAGTCAGGAAAAGTTGAAGTTACAGAAAATTACgatttttaaataacaaatctACTATTAGAAAGCAGAACAAGATCATGGAACCACACTGAACATGAAGGAAGACGTGTCACACATTCGTAATTGCTACATTCTTATTGCAAAAATACATGGccattaatcaatttatctacATATGGGTCGATTTGGGTGAAATTTCTACTATAACGGGTCAAATATATTAGGCTAGACTATTTAACTAATaagaaaatgggtcaaatgggacAGAAGTAATTCAGATTGTATTACCATGTATATGTACTGCCTAAATCACTATGCTAATATATGTTAGGTTACTTTTGTTATCACATCGTTTTTATGATTACATCTAACATGTTACTTATTCATGTAAAATAAAGTGATGGATACAAAAGTGTAGAGGCATGTCCCAAACCGAGCCAATCTGTTTTGACCCAAACCCAACACTCCAGCCTCGTCTGACTTGTCATAGTGCTGAAGGAGCAGGTAGCAAAAATTAACTTACTCCTAAACACTCCATCATCTGGTAGTAAGCCCTACCATGCAATGGGGTATGGCCTTGTCGAGACTCTGAGAAATATCTTGTCCTGTATTCAACATAGCCAAAATCATTGATTAGGGACATCAGTCCTATATATCTTGGTTAGAATAGCTTCCAGCAATTTTAAGGATATAAATCTTTGAGCCTGTTGATAAGACTCTGATGCAAGTAACTTAGCATGCCACATCATGTATTTTGTACATGCTGATTGCATTCAGGTACCATATCATCAAGATGACATATCATTGTTGTTAGTAACTTGAAGTGGAAACTTAGAATTGGCTTAAGGTCTCTCACTTAAGGGTCAAATGGGTCCTGTTAAAAGACTTAACTAGAAAGGAAACATGGCAAATGGGATGGACGGGTTGTCAAGTTCAAATGAACAAAAACCTCCTAAGTCAAATGCACAAGACCTCCTAAATCAATTGATCCTCATTTTTTTTCGTATTCACTCTTTCATATCCACCCCTCCTATCATTATAGTCAATTTACTATTGTGAGAAAATAGTTGTCATAATTATCTCTTCATACTCCAAGTCTCAAATACTAGTTAAATACCAAACATGGATAAGAAAGTGTTTGAGATCAGCTCAACCTGGCCTGTTTCGCCCACATTAAACTGATCTGTTTCACCCACATTAAAGATAACCCATTTCAAGCCGGCATGGTTTtgcctgttacccaacccacctgaCCTGTCCAGTTTGCCAACTATATTGGAAACccatatttttttactaacaaCATCAATGCCTAAAAAAGTTGAGATGTTCATATAAGCTTTTATACCATTCTTTATAGCCTGGATCTACGGTGAATCCATACATGTCAACCGTATCACATATTGACAGAGCAAACTCCAGAGCCTTGAGACCGGTTCCTTTTGCTGCTGATCCAAAAGATGCACCTAACATGAGATATATGGGATTGAGAATTGGAACTTCCTACAATACAAAAATTTTAGTTCAGGTTATAGAAGGTGGATTGAATAATAAACAGACAAGTAAGTTCAGCTTATTAAATTGCCATCTActtgaaaattaaaatcacaCATCCAAGTAGAATGCCATGTCAAAATTAGGCTCACCCGAATCATTTTGTTCATGATGTCATGGATTGTAGTTTTGACGAGCAGCACCTCTTTTCCAGTTTCTGTGGAACATGAAACATTTAGTAATGTTCCAATAAAAAATGTATCAGGTTCATACATGTAGAGTTGCCATAGTAGAATACCATATAGCTCAGCAACTTTATCCAGAGCTTTAGCAGAACCCCTGTTCAGTAGGCGAAATGTACTTTTTTTACCCACATGATCCGTGTAATTCTGCATTGCAGCTTGAGAGTGAGAGGGGAACTCTAACTAAGTTTACCTACAAGCCAAAATCCggatatgatatatatacctGGATAGGTGCACCGTTTTCCCTTAAAACGGCATCATAATTATCAATTTCCTCGCCAAACTTTGTCTTTAACAGATCTCCTGAGTTACCAATAACTGCACAACGACCATATTGACGTGGAACATACGGTGGCGTTTCAGGTAGTACCAGAGAAAGTTTCTCCATGCAGAGAGTTTTATTCGCACAGTTGTTGCTGCAGCAAGAGTGCAACAAATCAGACAGCAAACATATGTAAGACCAAATAAACATTGTATGGACTTGCAAAAGAGAAAAGACAAGAGTACGGTATCTCCTTGAGATACATAAACTTGGCTGAAACTTTGAGCATCTTGATTTACGATTGAAGATAGACACATGGAATTAACAAAACTAGCAGGCAATGTGTGTCGTGGACACACCTTGTTCTTAATAATTATGAGATTTTGAGGCTTACAGTTGTATTCCTTTATTAATTCTCCGCCATGCATAATCTTTCCATCCATCAGGCAAAGCATCGATGAACTCCTTCGTAAGAATGGTGGTACTGTTACGAACCTGGACAACTCAACTTATGAGAAACGACACAACTAACAAGTGTGTATCGTTAAGTCTTATGACCATTTTCTC includes these proteins:
- the LOC122578494 gene encoding sialyltransferase-like protein 2; this encodes MKLLHLAFIIALASGFVAIVIYITGVSNLNGPFNITDEEIEALQSLQTGFQKCVRANGLGLQAFSGRDYCTVTLQFPSDTIPKWKDPKTGNLEGLSFEFNLCEAVATWEQVRNSTTILTKEFIDALPDGWKDYAWRRINKGIQLNNCANKTLCMEKLSLVLPETPPYVPRQYGRCAVIGNSGDLLKTKFGEEIDNYDAVLRENGAPIQNYTDHVGKKSTFRLLNRGSAKALDKVAELYETGKEVLLVKTTIHDIMNKMIREVPILNPIYLMLGASFGSAAKGTGLKALEFALSICDTVDMYGFTVDPGYKEWTRYFSESRQGHTPLHGRAYYQMMECLGLIKIHSPMRADPNRVVKWVPSHNTITAARLASEKILRWVAAGSDDPLASCSIIKKKLHKSQYSGLRKAALDHQRYVKETTMYPLEHSVGHSQLCTVSNS